Proteins encoded together in one Electrophorus electricus isolate fEleEle1 chromosome 9, fEleEle1.pri, whole genome shotgun sequence window:
- the LOC113585402 gene encoding kelch-like protein 33 — translation MDRGSIERRGKEQRKRRQLRGNESKWANVNDTEDENHSGTEDGKIKGPPEQLQGIEHQNDKSADSNVALFSMRSDDSEDEIYSDSFSVSSPNEDDKNSNVTSSADSCAGRGNQSGGALFLSSTKLDDDKEDTDKGLQHNVARAGSNKTPKFHTFSHLIDINGHKAETDSEKELETVVRKKSLDDEDGEYCNVDDEKGKSDSKSSEEYEEYPKKLYCHSAYPKQVFQALEKMKQCSFLTDLKLITDNGLIFQAHSLVLAAVSSVIQERLQERDVEKPKEMFLCLGPEVSVLGLSAVLEFAYTGVISDLNRESLPETQTAAFSLGVPRVLELCKGEEEMKRKQDRQQMEDNRKTSATEQMKVSLQSVRQLWDNRVGCDVKLEAEGRKFHAHRVLLTASSDYFYAMFRSGMRESHQVSVTLLMIGELELEALLYFAYTGDLLLNWGCVFELTSVALQFQFQPALSLCLSFMQKEMDGHNCLDVAAFAKAYGMTDLQETADDFVLRHFEDVATTGKFQDLPVEKLKTYLQSNALCVGSELAVFKAVATWIEANPKRRVKEARELMATIQFPLMTFKEFKEVKAITSWPQVSTKVLYESLLEEFWSSTFNVQSDFRTYLPKETLVLVGGEKITENFDKRTPCRDIWFSNSFRNYVGLTKRIEWRLLTDLPETPRFSHSVGVIMGKLYVVGGRHYYGETDTLKCTYRYDPIQNSWERLANMHERRSSFALLVLDEKIYAIGGDRDSEVNVESVEVYCPNTNLWRLVHPLDQCLSGHAASVLNGEIFISGGFDCRFQCLVSMLLYHPDKGTMCLADMSQSRAQHCMETFQDYLYVAGGVSAADGQLVDQLACEFYDPVGDIWAAIMPMSVPHVSAASAVLEGKIYILGGYSQKDYSDTKLVHRYDTATQHWETMCGTPGPNTYVATCVLSIPTHLR, via the exons ATGGACAGGGGGAGCATTGAAAGAAGgggaaaagaacaaagaaaaagaaggcagTTAAGGGGTAATGAAAGTAAATGGGCAAACGTCAATGACACAGAGGATGAAAACCACTCTGGGACAGAGGATGGAAAGATAAAGGGACCTCCAGAGCAACTGCAGGGAATTGAGCACCAAAATGATAAGAGTGCTGATTCAAATGTTGCACTTTTTTCTATGAGGAGTGATGACAGTGAAGATGAAATTTACAGTGacagtttttctgtttcttctccCAATGAGGATGACAAGAACAGCAATGTTACTTCTTCTGCTGACAGTTGTGCTGGCAGAGGTAATCAAAGTGGGGGCGCTCTTTTCCTGTCCTCGACCAAATTGGATGATGACAAGGAGGATACTGACAAGGGCCTGCAACATAATGTTGCTAGGGCTGGAAGTAACAAGACCCCCAAATTCCATACGTTTAGTCATCTCATAGACATAAATGGTCATAAGGCAGAGACAGATTCTGAAAAAGAGTTGGAAACTGTAGTGAGAAAAAAGTCTTTAGATGATGAGGATGGAGAATATTGCAATGTTGATGATGAAAAAGGTAAGAGTGACAGTAAATCCAGTGAAGAATATGAAGAATATCCAAAAAAGCTTTATTGCCACTCAGCCTACCCAAAGCAGGTCTTCCAGGCTCTAGAGAAAATGAAGCAGTGTTCTTTCCTCACTGATCTCAAACTGATCACTGACAATGGGCTTATTTTCCAAGCTCACTCCCTTGTCCTGGCTGCAGTAAGCTCGGTCATCCAAGAGAGACTTCAGGAGAGGGATGTGGAGAAACCAAAAgagatgtttttgtgtttgggtccagaAGTATCTGTTTTGGGCCTGTCTGCTGTGCTGGAGTTTGCCTACACTGGGGTCATTAGTGATCTGAATAGAGAATCTTTGCCTGAGACTCAGACTGCTGCTTTCAGCCTGGGAGTTCCCAGGGTGCTGGAGCTCTGTaaaggagaagaggagatgaagagaaaacaaGATAGACAGCAGATGGAGGATAACAGGAAGACTTCTGCTACAGAGCAGATGAAGGTCAGTCTGCAGTCCGTCAGGCAGCTGTGGGACAATAGAGTGGGTTGTGATGTGAAGCTGGAAGCTGAAGGAAGAAAATTTCATG CACATAGGGTCCTACTCACTGCAAGCAGCGACTACTTCTATGCCATGTTCAGGAGTGGTATGAGGGAGAGTCATCAGGTCTCAGTGACCCTACTAATGATTGGGGAGCTTGAGCTTGAAGCCCTACTTTATTTTGCCTACACTGGGGATCTTCTTCTCAACTGgggctgtgtgtttgagctcaCCAGCGTGGCCCTTCAGTTCCAGTTCCAGCCtgccctctcactctgtctcagcTTCATGCAAAAAGAAATGGATGGGCACAACTGTCTTGATGTAGCTGCTTTTGCTAAGGCATATGGGATGACAGACTTACAAGAAACTGCAGATGACTTTGTCCTTAGGCACTTTGAGGATGTAGCGACCACTGGTAAGTTTCAGGACCTACCAGTGGAAAAGCTGAAGACATATCTGCAAAGCAATGCTCTTTGCGTTGGATCGGAGTTGGCTGTGTTCAAGGCAGTTGCAACTTGGATTGAGGCCAATCCCAAAAGGAGGGTGAAAGAGGCCAGGGAGCTTATGGCAACTATCCAGTTTCCCCTTATGACCTTCAAGGAATTCAAAGAAGTGAAGGCTATAACCTCATGGCCACAAGTCAGCACCAAAGTCCTCTATGAGTCTCTGTTAGAAGAGTTCTGGTCCAGTACCTTTAATGTCCAGTCAGACTTTAGGACCTACCTTCCTAAAGAGACCTTGGTCCTTGTTGGTGGTGAAAAGATCACAGAAAATTTTGATAAGCGTACTCCATGTAGGGACATATGGTTTAGCAACTCATTCCGTAACTATGTGGGGCTCACAAAGAGGATTGAATGGAGGCTGTTGACAGACTTACCAGAGACACCAAGATTTAGCCACAGTGTTGGAGTGATAATGGGGAAGCTTTATGTAGTTGGAGGACGACATTATTATGGAGAGACTGACACTTTGAAATGCACCTACAG GTATGACCCAATCCAGAATAGTTGGGAAAGGTTGGCCAATATGCATGAGAGAAGGAGCAGCTTTGCTCTTTTGGTTTTGGATGAAAAAATATATGCTATAGGTGGAGACAGAGACTCAGAGGTTAATGTAGAGAGTGTAGAAGTCTACTGCCCAAATACAAACTTATGGAG ACTTGTTCATCCCCTGGACCAGTGCCTAAGTGGCCATGCTGCTAGTGTACTGAATGGAGAGATTTTCATCTCAGGGGGCTTTGACTGCAGATTCCAATGCCTGGTCTCCATGTTGCTGTACCACCCTGACAAAGGCACCATGTGCTTGGCAGACATGTCCCAGAGCCGGGCCCAGCACTGCATGGAAACCTTTCAAGACTACCTTTACGTAGCCGGAGGTGTCTCAGCTGCTGACGGACAATTAGTTGATCAGCTAGCCTGTGAATTCTATGACCCAGTTGGTGACATTTGGGCTGCCATTATGCCCATGTCTGTTCCTCATGTTAGTGCAGCATCTGCAGTGTTAGAGGGAAAGATCTATATCCTTGGTGGCTATTCCCAAAAAGACTATAGTGATACAAAGCTGGTGCATAGGTATGATACTGCAACACAACACTGGGAGACCATGTGTGGAACACCAGGTCCTAACACATATGTAGCAACTTGTGTGCTTTCCATACCTACTCACCTTAGATGA
- the cbln11 gene encoding cerebellin 11, which produces MRLILIIQLTLIYICKSQEADIMKPTVNIISDLQKLQTLVEGLLTDLNATKSELVKQKALVQNLQQQITESPKVAFTASMTSEEDLHRGPFTSEKKLIFDKVLTNIGDAYNPKTGVFIAPVKGIYYFRYSGYAFTLHNMGLSIFKGNTRFVSSYEHTSGEKNDNVSNGAVMQLSAGEEVHMRLWIQSWIFVDYRYNYSTFTGYLLYPI; this is translated from the exons ATGAGGCTGATTCTGATCATACAGCTCACActtatatacatttgtaaaagtCAGGAGGCAGATATCATGAAGCCAACAGTTAATATCATCTCTGATCTTCAGAAGCTTCAGACTTTGGTGGAAGGACTGTTGACAGACCTCAATGCTACAAAAAGTGAACTGGTGAAACAGAAGGCCTTAGTGCAAAACCTTCAGCAACAGATTACAG AGAGTCCTAAAGTGGCATTCACAGCTTCTATGACATCAGAAGAGGACTTACACAGGGGGCCATTCACCTCAGAGAAAAAACTCATATTTGATAAAGTCCTCACCAATATTGGAGATGCATACAACCCCAAAACag GTGTTTTCATTGCCCCTGTTAAAGGAATCTACTACTTCAGATACTCTGGCTATGCTTTTACATTACACAATATGGGTTTGAGCATCTTTAAGGGCAATACACGATTTGTATCATCATATGAACACACTTCGGGGGAGAAGAATGACAATGTTTCAAATGGTGCTGTTATGCAACTGAGCGCTGGGGAAGAGGTGCACATGCGACTTTGGATTCAGTCCTGGATCTTTGTGGATTATCGCTATAACTATTCTACATTCACTGGTTATCTTCTTTACCCCATTTAG